From the genome of Parazoarcus communis, one region includes:
- a CDS encoding mechanosensitive ion channel family protein: MTDESSIAQIFRPPDWTMALEVGAVLLIAALLIAGSQRALPWLGNRLHGRRRLLVLALVPVLRLLIIVAAFIMIVPMVINPSVQNMVALLGTVGLAIGFALKDLASSLIAGVVAVGEMPYRNGDWIKIDGIYGEVRYVGMRTVQVVTPTDDVVSIPHSRLWNTPIYNSNDGSPRLQCVADFYLHPEHDAAEVKQVLSDVALSSAFLHFGQPIAVIVHEKPWGTWYRLKAYPVDARQQFRFVTDLTVRGKATLLGLGVTFAMAPTVESVTV; the protein is encoded by the coding sequence ATGACTGACGAAAGCTCGATCGCACAGATTTTCCGACCGCCCGACTGGACGATGGCGCTCGAGGTTGGCGCCGTGCTCCTGATCGCCGCACTGCTCATTGCCGGCTCGCAGCGCGCGCTGCCATGGCTCGGCAACCGCCTGCACGGCAGGCGGCGATTGCTCGTGCTGGCCCTGGTGCCGGTGTTGCGCCTGCTGATCATCGTCGCGGCCTTCATCATGATCGTCCCCATGGTGATCAATCCGTCGGTGCAGAACATGGTCGCGCTGCTCGGTACCGTTGGTCTGGCGATCGGCTTTGCGTTGAAGGATCTCGCCAGCAGCCTGATTGCCGGTGTCGTCGCGGTGGGGGAAATGCCCTACCGCAACGGAGACTGGATCAAGATTGATGGTATCTATGGCGAGGTGCGCTACGTCGGCATGCGCACGGTGCAAGTCGTGACCCCGACCGACGACGTGGTGTCGATTCCGCATTCGCGGTTGTGGAACACACCCATCTACAATTCCAACGATGGCTCGCCGCGGCTGCAGTGCGTTGCCGACTTCTACCTGCACCCGGAGCACGACGCGGCTGAAGTCAAGCAGGTCCTGTCGGATGTGGCGCTCTCCAGCGCCTTTCTGCACTTTGGTCAGCCCATCGCCGTGATCGTGCATGAGAAGCCGTGGGGAACGTGGTATCGCCTCAAGGCCTATCCTGTGGATGCGCGCCAGCAATTCCGCTTCGTGACCGACCTGACCGTGCGGGGCAAGGCAACCCTGCTTGGGCTTGGCGTAACCTTTGCCATGGCGCCGACCGTGGAGTCCGTCACGGTGTGA
- a CDS encoding PocR ligand-binding domain-containing protein, producing the protein MKPAHRVEPRRETDTQSIFVRKMGAEHGPLCRLRARLSPKEIRLNLSDVLDIDELRGLCESFTAVTGAVTAVLDLEGKVLIATGWQDICTRFHRVNPSSCARCLESDTVLAGRLKAGDAYNVYECRNGLVDVAVPIEIGGEHVANFFTGQFFLAPPDRNFFIRQANTFGFDESSYISAMDRAPVFSAEQVQSMMSFFTRLVKVMGETGLARLRLQQANASLGASAAIIAASEDAIIGTSLDGIIESWNGGADKIFGYASSEVIGKPLSTLIPPSRSGEEADAIARISRGERVRHFETIRCRKDGQSINVSISISPIRDRAGKVTGASNIARDVTEARRIGKALQHRQLMMERTESMARLASFEWDVDANTVTWSPEMFVIFGRDPALGVPNLEGQAELYTSESTQRLFAAVKTAVADGTPYELELMTLQPGGERRPCFVKGFPERDDSGRVVRIAGLVQDITDRKRADEEIRQLAYYDLLTNLPNRRLLLDRIRQAMASSNRSKAHCALMFLDLDNFKTINDSHGHQAGDLLLIEAADRLRRCVREMDTVARFGGDEFVVMICELDTDVRASMSRAEAIARKICEALSHPYHIVVGQGEEGETSIEHHCTVSIGVTPFVGNDSALDELLKRADRAMYRAKMDGKNLIRFYPDIHAGQA; encoded by the coding sequence GTGAAGCCCGCACACCGCGTGGAACCACGACGGGAAACCGATACTCAGAGTATCTTCGTGCGAAAGATGGGGGCTGAACATGGCCCGCTTTGCCGGTTGCGGGCGAGACTTTCGCCAAAGGAGATCCGATTGAACCTCTCGGACGTTCTGGACATCGATGAGCTCCGCGGATTGTGCGAGAGCTTCACCGCCGTTACGGGCGCCGTCACCGCTGTTCTCGATCTCGAGGGGAAGGTGCTGATCGCGACCGGATGGCAGGATATCTGCACCCGGTTTCACCGCGTCAATCCGTCAAGCTGCGCGCGTTGCCTTGAGAGCGACACGGTTCTTGCCGGTCGGCTGAAAGCGGGAGATGCCTACAACGTCTACGAGTGCCGGAACGGGCTGGTCGATGTCGCGGTACCGATAGAGATCGGCGGCGAACACGTTGCGAACTTCTTTACCGGCCAGTTTTTCCTGGCGCCGCCTGACAGGAACTTTTTCATTCGCCAGGCCAATACGTTCGGCTTCGATGAAAGCAGCTATATCAGTGCCATGGACCGGGCGCCCGTTTTTTCTGCCGAACAGGTTCAGTCGATGATGAGCTTCTTCACCCGTCTGGTCAAAGTGATGGGTGAGACGGGGCTTGCGAGGCTGCGTTTGCAGCAAGCCAATGCCAGTCTGGGGGCGAGTGCGGCAATCATAGCGGCGTCGGAGGATGCCATTATCGGCACATCATTGGACGGCATCATCGAAAGCTGGAATGGCGGGGCGGATAAGATCTTCGGATACGCTTCGAGTGAGGTGATCGGGAAACCCTTGTCGACGCTGATTCCTCCGAGTCGATCCGGGGAGGAGGCCGACGCGATTGCGCGCATCTCCCGCGGAGAGCGGGTGAGGCACTTCGAGACAATCCGCTGCCGCAAGGATGGGCAGTCGATCAATGTGTCGATCTCGATCTCTCCGATCAGGGACCGCGCAGGCAAAGTGACCGGTGCTTCAAACATTGCAAGAGACGTCACCGAGGCCAGGCGGATCGGCAAAGCCTTGCAGCACCGGCAGCTCATGATGGAACGCACCGAAAGCATGGCGCGCCTGGCCAGCTTCGAGTGGGATGTGGACGCCAATACCGTGACCTGGTCGCCCGAGATGTTCGTGATCTTCGGTCGTGACCCCGCGCTGGGGGTGCCAAACCTCGAGGGACAGGCCGAGCTGTACACGTCCGAGTCGACGCAAAGGCTGTTCGCTGCGGTCAAAACGGCAGTGGCGGACGGCACGCCCTACGAACTGGAACTGATGACCCTGCAGCCTGGCGGCGAGCGGCGACCCTGTTTCGTGAAGGGCTTCCCCGAGCGTGACGACAGCGGCCGGGTGGTGCGTATCGCCGGCCTGGTGCAGGACATTACCGATCGCAAACGGGCGGATGAGGAGATCAGACAGCTGGCCTATTACGATCTGCTGACCAATCTGCCCAACCGCAGGCTGCTGCTTGACCGCATACGGCAGGCAATGGCTTCAAGCAACCGCAGCAAGGCGCACTGCGCGCTGATGTTCCTCGATCTGGATAATTTCAAGACAATCAATGATTCGCATGGGCATCAGGCAGGTGATCTGCTCCTGATTGAGGCTGCCGACCGATTGAGACGCTGCGTGCGCGAAATGGATACCGTTGCCCGCTTCGGCGGTGATGAGTTCGTTGTCATGATCTGCGAACTCGACACGGACGTCCGAGCGTCGATGTCGCGTGCCGAGGCCATTGCGCGAAAAATCTGTGAAGCCCTGTCCCATCCCTACCACATTGTGGTGGGACAGGGTGAAGAGGGCGAGACGTCGATCGAACATCACTGCACGGTGAGCATTGGCGTAACGCCATTTGTGGGAAATGACTCCGCCCTGGATGAATTGCTGAAACGGGCTGACCGGGCCATGTACAGGGCCAAGATGGACGGCAAGAACTTGATTCGGTTCTATCCGGATATCCACGCAGGTCAGGCTTGA
- a CDS encoding AraC family transcriptional regulator produces MKILTPSSAELTRGRAATPIAFIRAIVLGYRARGMDPANALQHAQIPSAALDDPAARVTAAQMEVMSGHAMQELDDEALGWFSRRLPWGSYGMLCRASLTSPTLEVALKRWCRHHRLLTDELTLAFSHQRNTATIRITEARDFGDMREFCLVTIMRYLLGYISWLIDSRIALTETGLPFPAPPHADAYPYLFPGPLSFGAEAASLSFDARYLSLPLRRDEQALQIMLQRALPLTVLQYRRDRLLVHSVTQLLHARPDAPHTAQDIATQLNLSVRTLHRQLKEEGISLQRLKNEARRNRAIKLLLQTRKPVKQVASAVGFDSEKSFARAFREWTGVAPSRYRSGAGNP; encoded by the coding sequence ATGAAGATCCTCACCCCTTCCTCCGCGGAATTGACCCGAGGCCGCGCCGCCACACCGATCGCCTTTATCCGCGCGATCGTGCTCGGGTATCGTGCACGAGGCATGGATCCGGCCAATGCACTGCAGCACGCGCAAATTCCGTCGGCGGCCCTGGACGACCCTGCGGCCCGCGTCACGGCCGCACAGATGGAGGTCATGTCCGGCCACGCCATGCAGGAACTCGACGACGAAGCCCTGGGCTGGTTCTCGCGCCGCCTGCCCTGGGGCAGCTACGGCATGCTGTGCCGCGCCTCGCTGACCTCGCCCACGCTGGAGGTGGCGCTCAAGCGCTGGTGCCGTCATCACCGCCTGCTCACCGACGAACTCACGCTGGCGTTCAGCCACCAGCGCAACACCGCCACCATCCGCATCACCGAGGCGCGCGACTTCGGCGACATGCGCGAGTTCTGCCTGGTCACCATCATGCGCTACCTGCTGGGCTACATCAGCTGGTTGATCGACTCGCGGATCGCCCTCACCGAAACTGGCCTGCCCTTCCCCGCGCCGCCCCATGCGGACGCCTATCCGTACCTCTTTCCCGGCCCGCTGAGTTTCGGCGCCGAGGCGGCAAGCCTCAGTTTCGACGCCCGTTACCTGTCGCTGCCACTGCGCCGCGACGAACAGGCTTTGCAGATCATGCTGCAGCGTGCGCTGCCGCTCACCGTGCTGCAGTACCGCCGCGACCGTCTGCTGGTACACAGCGTCACCCAGCTCCTCCACGCCAGACCGGACGCGCCCCACACTGCGCAGGACATCGCAACCCAACTGAACCTGTCGGTGCGCACCCTGCACCGGCAACTGAAGGAGGAAGGCATCTCGCTGCAACGCCTGAAGAACGAAGCCCGCCGCAATCGCGCCATCAAGCTGCTGCTGCAGACACGCAAACCCGTCAAGCAGGTGGCATCGGCCGTTGGCTTCGATAGCGAAAAAAGTTTTGCTCGGGCGTTTCGGGAATGGACGGGGGTCGCACCGAGCCGGTATCGAAGTGGCGCGGGAAACCCGTAA
- a CDS encoding isovaleryl-CoA dehydrogenase — MQIPSLDFNLGETIEALRDTLRDFCAAEIAPRAAEIDRVNEFPADLWKKLGDLGVHGMTVSEEYGGTDMGYLAHIIAMEEISRASASVGLSYGAHSNLCINQIRRNGTEAQRQKYLPKLISGDHVGALAMSEPNAGSDVVSMKLRADRKGDHFVLNGSKMWITNGGDADTLVVYAKTDINAGPRGITAFIIEKGMKGFTHGTHLDKLGMRGSNTFPLFFDDVEVPLENVLGGEANIGRGVNVLMSGLDYERAVLSGGPLGIMAACMDAVVPYLHERKQFDTPIGEFQLMQGKVADLYSTWSACRAYAYAVGQACDRTDHARTLRKDAAGVILYTAEKATWMAGEAIQTLGGVGYTNEYAVGRLWRDAKLYEIGAGTSEIRRMLIGRELFSETA, encoded by the coding sequence ATGCAGATTCCGAGCCTCGACTTCAACCTGGGCGAAACCATCGAAGCCCTGCGTGACACCTTGCGCGATTTCTGTGCGGCCGAGATTGCGCCGCGTGCGGCCGAGATCGACCGTGTGAACGAGTTCCCCGCCGATCTGTGGAAGAAACTGGGCGATCTCGGCGTGCATGGCATGACGGTCAGCGAGGAGTACGGCGGCACCGACATGGGCTACCTGGCCCACATCATCGCCATGGAAGAGATCTCCCGCGCGTCGGCTTCGGTCGGCCTGTCCTACGGCGCGCACTCCAATCTGTGCATCAACCAGATCCGCCGCAACGGCACCGAGGCGCAGCGGCAGAAGTACCTGCCCAAGCTGATCTCGGGCGATCACGTCGGCGCACTGGCGATGTCCGAGCCCAATGCCGGCTCCGACGTGGTGAGCATGAAGCTGCGTGCCGATCGCAAGGGCGACCATTTCGTGCTCAACGGCAGCAAGATGTGGATCACCAACGGCGGCGATGCCGACACCCTGGTGGTGTATGCCAAGACTGACATCAACGCCGGCCCGAGGGGCATTACCGCCTTCATCATCGAGAAGGGCATGAAGGGTTTCACCCATGGCACTCACCTCGACAAGCTCGGCATGCGCGGCTCCAACACCTTCCCGCTGTTCTTCGACGATGTCGAAGTCCCGCTCGAGAACGTGCTCGGCGGCGAGGCCAATATCGGCCGCGGCGTCAATGTGCTGATGTCCGGTCTCGACTACGAGCGCGCCGTGCTGTCGGGCGGCCCGCTCGGCATCATGGCGGCGTGCATGGATGCGGTCGTGCCCTACCTGCACGAGCGCAAGCAGTTCGACACCCCGATCGGCGAGTTCCAGCTCATGCAGGGCAAGGTCGCCGATCTCTACTCCACCTGGAGCGCGTGCCGCGCCTACGCCTATGCCGTCGGCCAGGCCTGCGACCGCACCGACCACGCGCGCACCCTGCGCAAGGACGCCGCCGGCGTGATCCTCTACACCGCAGAGAAGGCCACGTGGATGGCGGGCGAGGCGATCCAGACCCTGGGCGGTGTGGGCTACACCAATGAATACGCCGTCGGCCGCCTGTGGCGCGACGCCAAGCTGTACGAGATCGGCGCCGGCACCAGCGAAATCCGCCGCATGCTGATCGGCCGCGAACTGTTCAGCGAAACCGCGTAA
- a CDS encoding carboxyl transferase domain-containing protein, whose translation MSIIKSTINTRSEEFQANAKSLRGMVDDLRAKAAEVSLGGGESARAKHTARGKLLPRDRVGHLLDPGTPFLEVGQMAAFGMYDNDAPSAGVITGIGRVQGVECMIVANDATVKGGTYYPMTVKKHLRAQEIAEQNNLPCVYLVDSGGAFLPKQDEVFPDRDHFGRIFYNQANMSAKGIPQIAVVMGSCTAGGAYVPAMSDETIIVKNQGTIFLGGPPLVKAATGEVVTAEDLGGGDVHTRLSGVADHLAENDAHALYLARRIVSNLNRVKPMGMALGGGEEPAYDPSEIYGIIPSDTRKPFDVREIIARVVDGSRFDEFKARYGTTLVCGFAQLYGYPVGIVANNGILFGESAQKGAHFIELCGQRGIPLLFLQNITGFMVGRKYENAGIAKDGAKMVTAVATVQVPKITTLIGGSFGAGNYGMCGRAYSPRFLWMWPNSRISVMGGEQAASVLATVRRDGIEAKGGAWSKDEEEAFKSPIRDQYEAQGHPYFATARMWDDGVIDPAQTRRTLGLSLSAALNAPIAPTKFGVFRM comes from the coding sequence ATGAGCATCATCAAATCGACGATCAACACCCGCAGCGAAGAGTTTCAGGCTAACGCCAAGTCGCTGCGCGGCATGGTGGACGACTTGCGCGCGAAAGCGGCCGAGGTCAGCCTCGGTGGCGGCGAGTCGGCGCGGGCCAAGCACACCGCGCGTGGCAAGTTGCTGCCGCGCGACCGGGTCGGGCATCTGCTCGATCCCGGCACGCCCTTCCTCGAGGTCGGCCAGATGGCGGCCTTCGGCATGTACGACAATGATGCGCCTTCGGCCGGTGTCATCACCGGCATTGGCCGCGTGCAGGGCGTGGAGTGCATGATCGTGGCCAACGACGCCACGGTGAAGGGCGGCACCTACTACCCGATGACGGTCAAGAAGCACCTGCGGGCGCAGGAGATCGCCGAGCAGAACAATCTGCCCTGCGTCTATCTGGTCGATTCCGGTGGCGCCTTCCTGCCCAAACAGGACGAAGTGTTTCCGGATCGCGACCACTTCGGCCGCATCTTCTACAATCAGGCCAACATGTCGGCCAAGGGCATTCCGCAGATCGCGGTGGTGATGGGCTCATGTACCGCCGGCGGCGCCTATGTGCCGGCGATGTCGGACGAGACCATCATCGTCAAGAATCAGGGCACCATCTTCCTCGGCGGTCCGCCGCTGGTGAAGGCGGCGACCGGTGAGGTGGTGACCGCGGAGGACCTCGGTGGCGGCGATGTGCACACCCGTCTGTCCGGTGTGGCCGATCACCTCGCCGAGAACGACGCCCATGCGCTCTATCTGGCGCGCCGCATCGTCTCCAACCTGAACCGGGTGAAGCCGATGGGCATGGCGCTCGGCGGAGGCGAAGAGCCGGCTTACGACCCGTCCGAGATCTACGGCATCATCCCCAGCGACACGCGCAAGCCTTTCGATGTGCGCGAAATCATTGCTCGCGTGGTCGACGGTTCTCGTTTCGACGAGTTCAAGGCGCGTTACGGCACCACGCTGGTGTGTGGCTTCGCCCAGCTCTACGGTTACCCGGTGGGCATCGTCGCCAACAACGGCATCCTGTTCGGCGAATCGGCGCAGAAAGGGGCACACTTCATCGAGTTATGCGGCCAGCGCGGCATCCCGCTGCTGTTCCTGCAGAACATCACCGGCTTCATGGTCGGACGCAAGTACGAGAACGCCGGTATCGCCAAGGACGGCGCCAAGATGGTGACCGCGGTCGCCACCGTGCAGGTGCCCAAGATCACCACGCTGATCGGCGGCTCCTTCGGCGCCGGCAACTATGGCATGTGCGGCCGTGCCTACTCCCCCCGCTTCCTGTGGATGTGGCCCAACAGCCGCATTTCGGTGATGGGCGGCGAACAGGCGGCCAGCGTGCTCGCCACCGTGCGTCGTGACGGGATCGAGGCCAAGGGCGGGGCGTGGAGCAAGGACGAAGAAGAGGCCTTCAAGTCGCCGATCCGCGATCAGTACGAAGCCCAGGGCCATCCCTACTTCGCCACCGCCCGCATGTGGGACGACGGCGTGATCGATCCGGCCCAGACCCGGCGCACGCTCGGCCTGTCGCTGTCCGCCGCGCTCAACGCGCCGATTGCGCCGACCAAGTTCGGCGTGTTCCGGATGTAA
- a CDS encoding enoyl-CoA hydratase/isomerase family protein, with product MYETLEIELNNGVATVWMNRPDVHNAFNAQLIADITAACRQLDADDSVRVVVLGGRGKSFSAGADLNWMKAAANASVEENLADGRRLAGMLRTLAEMNKPTIARVHGAALGGGMGLASACDICVAAEKAVFATSEVKFGIIPSAISPYVLRAIGERQAYRYFQTAERISAERAGELGLAHEVVASEELDARVAEIVAALLQGGPRAQAAAKDLIRAVANRPVSDEVVEDTARRISSLRATPEAKEGLDAFLSKRLASWVPKA from the coding sequence ATGTACGAAACACTTGAAATCGAATTGAACAATGGCGTCGCGACGGTGTGGATGAACCGCCCCGATGTGCACAACGCCTTCAATGCACAACTGATTGCCGACATCACCGCCGCCTGCCGTCAGCTCGACGCCGATGACAGCGTGCGTGTGGTGGTGCTGGGCGGCCGCGGCAAGAGCTTTTCTGCCGGGGCCGACCTCAACTGGATGAAGGCTGCGGCCAACGCCAGCGTGGAAGAGAACCTCGCTGACGGGCGTCGTCTGGCCGGCATGCTGCGCACCCTGGCGGAGATGAACAAGCCGACCATCGCGCGCGTGCATGGCGCCGCGCTGGGTGGTGGCATGGGCCTGGCGTCGGCCTGCGACATCTGCGTGGCAGCGGAAAAGGCGGTGTTCGCCACCTCCGAGGTCAAGTTCGGGATCATCCCGTCGGCGATCAGCCCATACGTACTGCGCGCCATCGGCGAACGCCAGGCTTACCGCTACTTCCAGACCGCCGAGCGCATCAGCGCCGAGCGCGCCGGCGAGCTCGGTCTGGCCCACGAAGTGGTTGCCAGCGAAGAGCTCGACGCCCGGGTTGCCGAGATCGTCGCCGCGCTGCTGCAGGGCGGCCCCAGGGCGCAGGCAGCGGCAAAGGACCTGATCCGTGCAGTGGCCAACCGGCCCGTCAGCGACGAGGTGGTGGAAGACACCGCCCGTCGCATCTCCAGCCTGCGTGCCACGCCCGAGGCAAAGGAAGGGCTGGATGCCTTCCTTTCCAAGCGTCTGGCGAGCTGGGTACCGAAGGCATAA